From a single Staphylococcus epidermidis genomic region:
- the dnaA gene encoding chromosomal replication initiator protein DnaA, whose protein sequence is MSEKEIWDKVLEIAQERISNTSYQTFIKDTQLYSLKNDEAIILVSLPFNASWLNQRYSEIMQAIIYDVIGYEVKPHFISEDELASYNNVNTQEVQEPQVQHSSIDDKTWGKEQFNMHNTFDTFVIGPGNRFPHAASLAVAEAPAEAYNPLFIYGGVGLGKTHLMHAIGHHVLSNKPNAKVIYTSSEKFTNEFIKSIRDNETEAFREKYRKIDVLLIDDIQFIQNKEQTQEEFFHTFNELHQNNKQIVISSDRPPKEIAKLEDRLRSRFEWGLIVDITPPDYETRMAILQKKIEEENLDIPPEALNYIANQIQSNIRELEGALTRLLAYSKLQGKPITTELTAEALKDIIQSPKSKKITIQDIQKVVGQYYSVRIEDFSAKKRTKSIAYPRQIAMYLSRELTDFSLPKIGEEFGGRDHTTVIHAHEKIANDIKSDPTFKQEVENLEKEIRNQ, encoded by the coding sequence ATGTCAGAGAAAGAAATTTGGGATAAAGTTTTAGAAATTGCCCAGGAAAGAATTTCAAACACTAGTTATCAAACGTTCATAAAAGATACGCAACTCTACTCACTTAAAAATGACGAAGCCATTATATTAGTAAGTCTGCCTTTCAATGCGAGTTGGCTTAATCAGCGATATTCAGAAATTATGCAGGCTATTATTTATGATGTCATCGGTTATGAAGTGAAACCACATTTTATTTCAGAAGATGAACTTGCATCCTACAACAATGTAAATACACAAGAAGTTCAAGAACCCCAAGTACAACATTCTTCTATAGATGATAAGACTTGGGGAAAAGAACAATTTAATATGCACAATACATTCGATACATTTGTCATTGGACCTGGTAACCGTTTCCCACATGCTGCAAGTTTAGCTGTTGCAGAAGCACCGGCAGAAGCTTATAATCCATTATTTATATATGGAGGCGTAGGTCTAGGTAAAACACATTTAATGCATGCAATTGGGCATCATGTTCTTAGCAACAAACCTAATGCTAAAGTCATTTACACTTCTAGTGAGAAATTCACAAACGAATTTATTAAATCAATACGTGATAATGAAACTGAAGCATTTCGTGAAAAGTATCGTAAAATTGATGTTTTATTAATTGATGATATTCAATTCATTCAAAATAAAGAACAAACGCAAGAAGAGTTCTTCCATACTTTTAATGAATTACATCAAAATAATAAGCAAATCGTTATTTCAAGTGATCGTCCACCAAAAGAAATTGCTAAGCTGGAAGACCGTCTTCGCTCTCGTTTTGAGTGGGGACTAATAGTTGATATCACGCCACCTGATTACGAAACAAGAATGGCAATATTACAAAAGAAAATTGAAGAAGAAAATCTTGATATTCCGCCAGAAGCTTTGAATTACATCGCCAACCAAATTCAATCAAATATTCGTGAACTTGAAGGCGCATTAACTCGACTTTTAGCGTACTCCAAATTACAAGGAAAACCTATTACAACCGAACTCACTGCAGAAGCGTTAAAAGATATCATTCAGTCACCTAAGTCTAAAAAGATTACAATTCAAGATATCCAAAAGGTAGTTGGTCAGTATTATAGTGTAAGAATTGAAGATTTTAGTGCCAAAAAACGTACAAAGTCAATTGCTTACCCACGACAAATAGCTATGTATCTATCTAGAGAATTAACTGATTTTTCATTACCTAAGATAGGTGAAGAATTTGGAGGTCGCGATCATACAACAGTTATCCATGCCCATGAAAAGATTGCAAATGATATCAAGTCTGATCCTACATTTAAGCAAGAAGTAGAAAACTTAGAAAAAGAAATTAGAAATCAGTAA